From Zea mays cultivar B73 chromosome 3, Zm-B73-REFERENCE-NAM-5.0, whole genome shotgun sequence:
AAAAGTAGATTACAGAACAGTTCATCCATGCTGTTGCTGTCCACCAGAAATAGAACATAAATAAATACAAATAACAATTCATGTTCATCCATGATTCCATGCTGTCCAGGCGTGCAGGTCCAGGCCATTCAGGAATTCAGGTTCAGGTGCAGCCAGCAGCCATATAGATATCACAATAGAAAAAAAATATAACAAGTTAGATCCAAATGCAAAGTAAACTTAAAATAAGTATTGAATGGACACTTTTAAAGAAAAAACCACTCAACTAGCTAAGCATAATACAAACTTACAAAAGGATAATCTAGTTGCTctccaccaaactttttggaaaTGAAATGTTTTCAACATCGTCCTCTTGCTCCTAAAAATAAATAGAGTAATTTGATTGAGTGGTTTAAAGAAACATACTATAATAAAACAATACAAGAATAGCATAGTACCAATACATACCACATATGTAAAACTCCCATCATGTGCACCTCGAATCCAACTAGAGGAGCATATCAATGCCTCCACCGTAGAAGGGCTTAGAGAGCTACGATAGTCATCTAGAGTTCGACCACTAGCGCTAAAAGTAGACTCAGAAGAAACAGATGTAGCTGGAACAGTTAAGAACTTCTTTGCCATCCTCGACACCACTGGAAATCTATGTGAGTTAACCTTCCACCAGTTAAGCAAATCAAACTCCTTGTCAGCTAAACTCACATTTGTTTCATCCAAATAGATGAGCAACTCACTCTTTGATGGGTTCGCTTCAGTAGATGATAAGTATGACTGAAACTCACATGAAGCAGAAGGCAAACTGCATGATCTATCTGTGGTCAAGGATGAAGATGCACTAGGCTTGCTTTGAGCAGCTTTTCTCTCTCTATGTTGCATCTCATAGTCTTCAAACAACTTTTCTAATTCACCTCTAACTTCTTCTATCTCAATACCAACTTGGTATGTATCAAAAATCTTACCAAAGCACCACTCAATATATCTCATCTTATACCTTGGATCTAGGATAGTAGCAATGACCATAACATTGTTCTTTTCTTCCCAATACTTATTGAATTTCTCCATCATTGCATTACCCATTTTTCTCATATTTAAATTAGTAGAACCCATTGCTGATCTCAATGCAATTTTGACATCCACAATGTGAGGATAGAATAGGTTTGCAGTGGGGTAAGAAGAAGCTGACAATGCAGTGGTTACTTTAGTTAGAGAGGCTAGAATTGGCTCAATTGCAACAAACAAATCCCATTCTTCAGTTGTAGGTTCCCACTTATAGTTCAAATCTGAATCAGCATATGTCTTAATAGCTTCTTTGTAAGCTATACTTGTGCGCAACATCTTGTATGTTGAACCCCACCTAGTTGGCACATCAAGTCTCATCCCTTCTCCAATTTGCAATGCAAGAGATCTACATATCTCTACAAACTTATGCATGCGAGATGGAGACTTCTTAAGGTACTTGACTATTAACCTTAAGTTTTCTATCAAAGAAGCTAATGCAGTTATTCCATCATTGACAACCAAATTGATTATGTGTGCACAACAACGGACATGAAAGTATTTTGCAATGAAAGCATTCCCCTGTCTAGCTGCAAATCTAGCCCTCAAACCCCGTATAGCACTATCATTGTTTGCAGCATTATCTAGAGTGAAGGAAACAATCTTATCTTCTATTTTCCATGCAGTAACACATTCATAAGCAGCCTGTCCTATCACATATCCTTTGTGTGGAGGGTCTAACTCAAAAAAATTCAGCACACAATATTGCATTTTCCAATCTTTATCAATGTAATGTGCAACCAAACACATATAGGACAAGGTTTGATTAGATGTCCACAAATCAGTGGTTAAGGAAATGAAATCCACACCTTTAAGGACCTTTGCTAATGATTCCTTTTCAGACTCATAAATCTTTAAACATTCAGCTCTTATGGTCTTCCTACCAACAAATTCATACAACGGATTCATATACTTCATGAGAATATTAAACCATGTGTGCTCAACCATTCTAAATGGGTATTCATGAACTATGATCATTTTGGCAATCAATTTTTTTACTTGCTCATGATTATAATCTTTAGGTGATGAGATAGTAGGGAGACCAGATCCAGATTCACCTGTCATTGAAGGAGCAAAGTTCAATAGAGACTGATCAAGCTTCTGTTCGATATGCTTTTGATACTTGTCACAGTTCTTCATATGCCTCGACAATGTCGTTGTTGTTGACCCTTGTGCATAACTATAAAGCTTTTTACAATATTTGCACTTTGCCTTTAGTAATGGATTCTCCTTATCGGCCGGGTTTGGCACATTCACCTTATCAAAAACCTcccaaaccttggatttgcctttgCTGCCCCCCTCAACCTTAACTGGTTTATTCACCCCTTTATGTCTTTTCTTGACTCTATTCACATCTCCACTACCATCAGATTCATCAACTCTAACAACATTGGCATCTTTCCCACCTAGCACCGTCATCTCATCCTCAGACATTTCATCATTCTTGTCGAAGGAGTTACTCTCTGAATCAGTCTCATCTCTTTcactcctccctttcccttgcgcAGTTGAATGGACTGTTAAGGATTCCATCACTTAGCAATCTGCAAACAATACAAGAAAGTGAATAACAAATCGTGATAGAGTTTGGTTCAAGTGTTCAACACAGAGCATGTTGGGCTCTACTAATTTAAATATGAGAAACTGTCAAACATAAGAATCGTGATGCAGTTTGCATTTTATTTCAAAGTGCTGGCTGGCTGGCTAGCCTGCTAGCGTGCTGGCTGCAAAGTGCAAAGTGCAAACAATACCAGGACTCCAGGAGTCCACGACACATCAACAAAGAGCGCAAGCGCATACCTGCTAGCGTGCTGGACTGCTGGCTGCTGGGCGCTGGGGTACGGTGCTTAGCAGTCGGAGGCTCGGAGTCGGCGTCTCGGCGGAggagggcgggcggccgggcgccgATGGCTG
This genomic window contains:
- the LOC103650801 gene encoding zinc finger BED domain-containing protein RICESLEEPER 2-like gives rise to the protein MESLTVHSTAQGKGRSERDETDSESNSFDKNDEMSEDEMTVLGGKDANVVRVDESDGSGDVNRVKKRHKGVNKPVKVEGGSKGKSKVWEVFDKVNVPNPADKENPLLKAKCKYCKKLYSYAQGSTTTTLSRHMKNCDKYQKHIEQKLDQSLLNFAPSMTGESGSGLPTISSPKDYNHEQVKKLIAKMIIVHEYPFRMVEHTWFNILMKYMNPLYEFVGRKTIRAECLKIYESEKESLAKVLKGVDFISLTTDLWTSNQTLSYMCLVAHYIDKDWKMQYCVLNFFELDPPHKGYVIGQAAYECVTAWKIEDKIVSFTLDNAANNDSAIRGLRARFAARQGNAFIAKYFHVRCCAHIINLVVNDGITALASLIENLRLIVKYLKKSPSRMHKFVEICRSLALQIGEGMRLDVPTRWGSTYKMLRTSIAYKEAIKTYADSDLNYKWEPTTEEWDLFVAIEPILASLTKVTTALSASSYPTANLFYPHIVDVKIALRSAMGSTNLNMRKMGNAMMEKFNKYWEEKNNVMVIATILDPRYKMRYIEWCFGKIFDTYQVGIEIEEVRGELEKLFEDYEMQHRERKAAQSKPSASSSLTTDRSCSLPSASCEFQSYLSSTEANPSKSELLIYLDETNVSLADKEFDLLNWWKVNSHRFPVVSRMAKKFLTVPATSVSSESTFSASGRTLDDYRSSLSPSTVEALICSSSWIRGAHDGSFTYVEQEDDVENISFPKSLVESN